The Corythoichthys intestinalis isolate RoL2023-P3 chromosome 1, ASM3026506v1, whole genome shotgun sequence genome has a segment encoding these proteins:
- the LOC130922996 gene encoding gastrula zinc finger protein XlCGF7.1-like, producing the protein MPYIKQEAEPETPYIKEEEQEEEIFPVTVNVKREEDEGPSEASGAAKQSSIGSFQHLTTKGEGESQPDGLLAPLLDSDDVTSHSSDYNTDEQDVVVDDFDQNTWKSVNKSLLKGDTKHCAGGKPFGCTLCDKEFSRKTKLEVHKRTHTGEKPFVCTCCGKRFTEKNNLNRHAKTHTGEKPFACSLCDKRFSQKTHLEKHNRTHTGEKPFVCECCGRRFTEKGNLRRHARIHTGKLFACTLCDKRFSQKTSQEKHMRKHTGEKSFVCPCCGKRFAEKATLNQHTVERCLSPAPDVRKYLIFILS; encoded by the coding sequence ATGCCGTACatcaaacaggaggcggagccagagaccccttacattaaagaagaagaacaggaaGAAGAAATCTTTCCAGTGACCGTCAATGTGAAACGCGAAGAAGATGAAGGACCAAGCGAAGCGAGCGGAGCAGCAAAACAATCGAGCATCGGCTCATTTCAGCATCTGACAACAAAAGGAGAGGGAGAATCGCAGCCGGACGGCCTCTTAGCTCCGCTCTTGGACAGCGACGATGTAACGTCACACTCTTCTGACTACAACACTGATGAGCAGGATGTTGTTGTTGATGACTTTGACCAAAATACTTGGAAATCCGTCAACAAGTCATTATTGAAAGGAGACACAAAACATTGTGCAGGTGGGAAACCGTTTGGCTGCACACTTTGCGACAAAGAATTTTCTCGGAAGACTAAGTTAGAAGTGCataagcgtacacacactggagaaaagccttttgtctgcacatgttgtggtaaaagattcactgagAAGAACAATTTAAACAGACACGcaaaaacacacactggagagaagcctttcgcctgctcactttgcgacaaaagattttctcagaaAACTCATTTAGAAAAGCATAAtcgcacacacactggagaaaagccttttgtctgcgaaTGTTGTGGCAGAAGATTCACAGAGAAGGGAAATTTACGCAGACACGCCAGAATACACACTGGCAAGCTcttcgcctgcacactttgcgacaaaagattttctcagaaAACTAGTCAAGAAAAGCATATGCGTAAACACACAGGAGAAAAATCTTTTGTCTGCCcatgttgtggtaaaagattcgccgAGAAGGCAACTCTAAACCAACACACAGTGGAGAGATGCCTTTCGCCTGCTCCTGATGTTAGAAAATATCTTATTTTCATTCTCAGTTGA
- the LOC130914007 gene encoding gastrula zinc finger protein XlCGF7.1-like isoform X3 — protein MLYIKQEPEPHTPYIKEEEQEDEIPKFPVAVSVKSEEDKGPSEKSGAAKQSSDCSFQHLTTKGEGQSQPDGLLAPLSESDDVTSRSSDFNTDEEDVDFEENASKSLNRSSLKRDTKECAGGKPFGCALCNKRFSRRTNLEVHKRTHIGEKPFDCSFCGKRFTQKAHLNKHTRSHTGEKPFACTLCDKRFSQKTNKERHMRTHTGEKPFVCTRCGKRFAEKGNLNQHTSTHSGEKPFSCSLCEKRFYCQSQLTRHKRIHSGEKPFVCTCCGKRFTEKRNLNRHARTHTGKKPFVVKDSLASGI, from the coding sequence ATGTTGTACATCAAACAGGAACCGGAGCCACACACCCCCTACATCaaagaagaagaacaggaaGATGAAATCCCCAAGTTTCCAGTGGCCGTCAGTGTGAAGAGCGAAGAAGATAAAGGTCCAAGCGAAAAGAGCGGGGCAGCGAAACAATCGAGTGACTGCTCATTTCAGCACCTGACAACAAAAGGAGAGGGACAATCGCAACCAGACGGCCTCTTAGCTCCGCTCTCGGAGAGCGATGACGTAACGTCACGCTCTTCTGACTTTAACACTGATGAGGAAGATGTTGACTTTGAGGAAAATGCTTCGAAATCCTTAAACAGGTCTTCATTGAAAAGAGACACAAAAGAATGTGCGGGTGGGAAACCATTTGGCTGCGCACTTTGCAACAAAAGATTTTCTCGGAGGACTAATTTAGAAGTGCATAAGCGTACACACATTGGAGAGAAACCGTTTGACTGCTcattttgtggcaaaagatTCACACAGAAGGCacatttaaacaaacacacaagaagccacactggagagaagccttttgcctgcacactttgcgacAAAAGATTTTCTCAAAAGACGAATAAAGAAAGGCACATGCGTACACACacaggagaaaagccttttgtctgcacacgttgtggtaaaagattcgctgagaagggaaatttaaaccaacacacaagcacacacagtggagagaaacctttttcctgctccttATGTGAGAAAAGATTTTATTGTCAgtctcagttgacaagacacaagcgtatacacagtggggaaaagccttttgtctgcacatgttgTGGGAAAAGATTTACTGAGAAGAGAAATTTAAACAGACacgcaagaacacacactggaaagAAAccttttgtggtcaaagattcacttgCAAGTGGAATTTAG
- the LOC130914007 gene encoding gastrula zinc finger protein XlCGF52.1-like isoform X1, giving the protein MPAPAGQSESRSPPSLSQVSHECPEDVTEDLHPEKHHPLHFKQEEESEMLCIKQEAEPETPSIKDEEQEYEIPKLPNTVSVKSEEDKGPSEESEAAEHSSDSSFQHLTAKGEGRSQPVGLLPPLSDSDDVTSHSSDFNTDEEDYDFDQNSSKSSNKSSLKRDAKECVIGKPFYCTLCSKRFSQKSNLIKHNRTHTGEKPFVCTLCNKGFSQKSNLIKHKRTHTGEKPFVCIYCGQRFAEKRNLNTHAITHSGEKPFACSLCEKTFYYLSQLTRHMRTHIEEKPFVCTYCSKRFADKANLNQHTNTHSGEKPFACSLCDKSFSKKTNKERHMRTHTGEKPFVCTCCGKRFTEKRNLNTHARTHTGEHFACTLCEKRFYCQSQLTRHKRTHSGEKPFVCTCCGKRFTEKRNLNRHARTHIGKQPFC; this is encoded by the exons atgcCCGCCCCTGCTGGACAAAGTGAAAGTAGAAGCCCTCCCTCCCtcagtcaagtcagccacgag TGTCCCGAGGATGTCACTGAAGATCTTCACCCTGAGAAACACCATCCCCTCCACTTTAAACAGGAGGAGGAGTCGGAGATGTTGTGCatcaaacaggaggcggagCCAGAGACCCCCAGCATTAAAGACGAAGAACAGGAATATGAAATCCCCAAGTTACCAAACACTGTCAGTGTGAAGAGCGAAGAAGATAAAGGTCCAAGCGAAGAGAGCGAAGCAGCGGAACATTCGAGCGACAGCTCATTTCAACACCTGACAGCGAAGGGAGAGGGACGATCACAACCGGTCGGCCTCTTACCTCCGCTTTCAGACAGCGATGACGTAACGTCACACTCTTCTGACTTTAACACTGATGAGGAGGATTATGACTTTGACCAAAATTCTTCAAAATCCTCAAACAAGTCATCACTGAAAAGAGACGCAAAAGAATGCGTGATTGGGAAACCTTTTTACTGCACACTTTGCAGcaaaagattttctcagaagtctaatttaataaaacataaccgtacacacactggagaaaagccttttgtctgcacacttTGCAACAAAGGATTTTCTCAGAAgtctaatttaataaaacataagcgtacacacactggagaaaagccttttgtctgcatatattgtggtcaaagatttgcCGAGAAGAGAAATTTAAACACACACGCAATTACACAcagtggagagaagcctttcgcctgctccTTATGCGAGAAAACATTTTATTACCTgtctcagttgacaagacatatGCGTACACACATtgaagaaaagccttttgtctgcacctaTTGTAGTAAAAGATTCGCCGACAAGGCAAATTTAAAccagcacacaaacacacacagtggagagaagcctttcgcctgctcactttgcgataaaagttTTTCTAAGAAGACTAATAAAGAAAGGCATATGCGAACACAcaccggagaaaaaccttttgtgtGCACATGTTGTGGTAAACGATTCACAGAGAAAAGAAATTTAAACACACACGCAAGAACACACACCGGAGAGCAtttcgcctgcacactttgtgagaAGAGATTTTATTGTCAgtctcagttgacaagacacaagcgtacacacagtggggaaaagccttttgtctgcacatgttgtggtaaaagattcactgagAAGAGAAATTTAAACAGACATGCAAGAACACACATTGGAAAGCAACCTTTCTGCTaa
- the LOC130914311 gene encoding zinc finger protein 39-like, whose protein sequence is MTYIKQETEPGTPYIKEEEQEEKITKCTGTINVKSEEDEGPSEASGAAKQSCDGSFQHLTTKGEGHSQPDDLLAPLSDSDNITSHSSDYNTDEEDVDFDQNAWKYVKKSSLKRDTKNCASEKPFGCTLCDKVFSRKTNLEAHKRTHAGEKPFPFACSLCEKRYYCQSQLTTHTRTHTGEKPFPCSFCKKRFYHKRTLNRHAEHTLKKSLLSANVVVKDSPKRLI, encoded by the exons ATGACGTACATCAAACAGGAGACGGAGCCAGGGACCCCCTACATTAAAGAAGAAGAGCAGGAAGAGAAAATCACCAAGTGTACAGGGACTATCAATGTAAAGAGCGAAGAAGATGAAGGCCCAAGCGAAGCGAGCGGAGCAGCAAAACAATCATGCGACGGTTCATTTCAGCACCTGACAACAAAAGGAGAGGGACATTCGCAACCGGACGACCTCTTAGCTCCGCTCTCGGACAGCGACAACATTACGTCACACTCTTCTGACTATAACACTGATGAGGAGGATGTtgactttgaccaaaatgcttGGAAATACGTCAAGAAGTCATCATTGAAAAGAGACACAAAAAATTGTGCGAGTGAGAAACCATTTGGCTGCACACTGTGCGACAAAGTATTTTCTCGGAAGACTAATTTAGAAGCGCATAAGCGTACACacgctggagaaaagcctttt cctttcgcctgctcgTTATGCGAGAAAAGATATTATTGTCAGTCTCAGTTGACAACACAcacgcgtacacacactggggaaaagccttttccctgctcatTTTGTAAAAAAAGGTTCTATCATAAGAGAACTTTAAACAGACATGCAGAACACACATtgaagaaaagccttttgtctgcaaatgttgtggtcaaagattctccGAAAAGGCTAATTTAA
- the LOC130922477 gene encoding gastrula zinc finger protein XlCGF8.2DB-like: MLYIKQEAEPDIPYIKEEEQEEEIFPLTVIVKSEEDEGPSEESVAVKHSSDSSFQDLTTKQEGRSQPDGLFAPLSDSDNVTLHSSVTDTYEEEDDFDANALKSLNRSSLKRNAKECAGGKPFACTLCDKEFSHKTLLERHTRTHTGEKPFVCTLCNKGFSQKSHLKIHKRTHTGEKPFVCTFCGKRFAEKGNLNQHTNIHSGEKPFACSLCDKRFSQKTLLERHTRTHTGEKPFFCTLCNKRFSQKTNKEKHMLSHTGEKPFVCTCCGKRFAKKGNLNQHTSTHSGEKPFACSLCEKRFYFQSQLTRHMRIHTGEKPFACSVCHKRFCQKSSLIRHARTHTEEKPFDCSVLAQDSLRRDI, translated from the coding sequence ATGTTGTACATCAAACAGGAAGCGGAGCCAGACATTCCCTACATCaaagaagaagaacaggaaGAAGAAATCTTTCCATTGACCGTCATTGTGAAGAGCGAAGAAGATGAAGGTCCAAGCGAAGAGAGCGTAGCAGTGAAACATTCCAGCGACAGCTCCTTTCAGGACCTGACAACAAAACAAGAAGGACGATCGCAACCGGACGGCCTCTTCGCTCCACTTTCGGACAGCGACAATGTAACGTTACACTCTTCTGTCACTGACACATATGAGGAGGAGGATGACTTTGACGCAAATGCTTTAAAATCCTTAAACAGGTCATCAttgaaaagaaatgcaaaagaaTGTGCGGGTGGGAAACcgtttgcctgcacactttgcgacaaagaattttcccataagactCTGTTAGAAAGACAcacgcgtacacacactggagaaaagccttttgtctgcacacttTGCAACAAAGGATTTTCTCAGAAGtctcatttaaaaatacataagcgcacacacactggagaaaagccttttgtctgcacattttgtggcaaaagatTCGCCGAGAAGGGAAACTTAAACCAACACACAAACATACAcagtggagagaagcctttcgcctgctcactttgtgataaaagattttctcagaagaCTCTGTTAGAAAGACACACGCgtacccacactggagaaaagccttttttcTGCACACTTTGCAAcaaaagattttctcagaagaCTAATAAAGAAAAGCATATGCtttcacacactggagaaaagccttttgtctgcacatgttgtggtaaaagattcgccaagaagggaaatttaaaccaacacacaagcacacacagtggagagaagcctttcgcctgctccttgtgtgagAAAAGGTTTTATTTTCAatctcagttgacaagacacatGCGTATACACACCGGAGAAAAGCCCtttgcctgctcagtttgtcatAAAAGATTCTGTCAGAAGAGCTCTTTAATCAGACACGCAAGAACACATACTGAAGAGAAACCTTTTGACTGCTCAGTTTTGGCacaagattcactcagaagggACATTTAG
- the LOC130914007 gene encoding oocyte zinc finger protein XlCOF26-like isoform X2 yields MLCIKQEAEPETPSIKDEEQEYEIPKLPNTVSVKSEEDKGPSEESEAAEHSSDSSFQHLTAKGEGRSQPVGLLPPLSDSDDVTSHSSDFNTDEEDYDFDQNSSKSSNKSSLKRDAKECVIGKPFYCTLCSKRFSQKSNLIKHNRTHTGEKPFVCTLCNKGFSQKSNLIKHKRTHTGEKPFVCIYCGQRFAEKRNLNTHAITHSGEKPFACSLCEKTFYYLSQLTRHMRTHIEEKPFVCTYCSKRFADKANLNQHTNTHSGEKPFACSLCDKSFSKKTNKERHMRTHTGEKPFVCTCCGKRFTEKRNLNTHARTHTGEHFACTLCEKRFYCQSQLTRHKRTHSGEKPFVCTCCGKRFTEKRNLNRHARTHIGKQPFC; encoded by the coding sequence ATGTTGTGCatcaaacaggaggcggagCCAGAGACCCCCAGCATTAAAGACGAAGAACAGGAATATGAAATCCCCAAGTTACCAAACACTGTCAGTGTGAAGAGCGAAGAAGATAAAGGTCCAAGCGAAGAGAGCGAAGCAGCGGAACATTCGAGCGACAGCTCATTTCAACACCTGACAGCGAAGGGAGAGGGACGATCACAACCGGTCGGCCTCTTACCTCCGCTTTCAGACAGCGATGACGTAACGTCACACTCTTCTGACTTTAACACTGATGAGGAGGATTATGACTTTGACCAAAATTCTTCAAAATCCTCAAACAAGTCATCACTGAAAAGAGACGCAAAAGAATGCGTGATTGGGAAACCTTTTTACTGCACACTTTGCAGcaaaagattttctcagaagtctaatttaataaaacataaccgtacacacactggagaaaagccttttgtctgcacacttTGCAACAAAGGATTTTCTCAGAAgtctaatttaataaaacataagcgtacacacactggagaaaagccttttgtctgcatatattgtggtcaaagatttgcCGAGAAGAGAAATTTAAACACACACGCAATTACACAcagtggagagaagcctttcgcctgctccTTATGCGAGAAAACATTTTATTACCTgtctcagttgacaagacatatGCGTACACACATtgaagaaaagccttttgtctgcacctaTTGTAGTAAAAGATTCGCCGACAAGGCAAATTTAAAccagcacacaaacacacacagtggagagaagcctttcgcctgctcactttgcgataaaagttTTTCTAAGAAGACTAATAAAGAAAGGCATATGCGAACACAcaccggagaaaaaccttttgtgtGCACATGTTGTGGTAAACGATTCACAGAGAAAAGAAATTTAAACACACACGCAAGAACACACACCGGAGAGCAtttcgcctgcacactttgtgagaAGAGATTTTATTGTCAgtctcagttgacaagacacaagcgtacacacagtggggaaaagccttttgtctgcacatgttgtggtaaaagattcactgagAAGAGAAATTTAAACAGACATGCAAGAACACACATTGGAAAGCAACCTTTCTGCTaa
- the LOC130912322 gene encoding gastrula zinc finger protein XlCGF57.1-like, which produces MPYIKQEAEPETPYIKEEEQEVKIHKFPLTVSVKNEDNEGPSEESGPGKQSSDGSFQSLTTKGEGQSQPDNLLAPLSDSDDKTSHSSDFNTDEEDVDSDLNAWKSLNKTSLKRKTKECARGKPFGCTLCDKGFSRKAHLENHKRTHTGEKPFVCTCCGRQFAEKGNLKQHTSTHSEDKPFACSLCDKKFSHKTYYERHMRTHTGEKPFVCTCCGKRFAEKGNLNQHTSTHRGDKPFACSLCEKRYYYQSQLTAHVRTHTGEKPFVCTRCGKGFSKKGNLNQHTSTHSREKPFACSLCEKRFYLQSPLTRHMLTHTEGKPFACTLCDKRFSLRADLKRHMRSHTGEKPFACTCCGQRFSEKGGLNKHTRTHKHTQAVSLS; this is translated from the coding sequence ATGCCGTACATCAAACAGGAAGCGGAGCCAGAGACCCCCTacattaaagaagaagaacaggaagtgaaaatcCATAAGTTTCCATTGACCGTCAGTGTGAAGAACGAAGACAATGAAGGACCAAGTGAAGAAAGCGGACCAGGGAAACAATCGAGCGATGGCTCATTTCAGTCCCTGACAACAAAAGGAGAGGGACAATCGCAACCAGACAATCTATTAGCTCCGCTCTCGGACAGCGACGACAAAACGTCACACTCTTCTGACTTTAACACTGACGAGGAGGATGTTGACTCTGACCTAAATGCTTGGAAATCGTTAAACAAGACATCATTGAAAAGAAAGACAAAAGAATGTGCGCGTGGGAAACCGTTTGGCTGCACACTTTGCGACAAAGGATTTTCTCGCAAGGCTCATTTAGAAAACCATAAGCGTacgcacactggagaaaaaccttttgtctgcactTGTTGTGGTAGACAATTCGCCGAGAAGGGAAatttaaaacaacacacaagcacacacagtGAAGAcaagcctttcgcctgctccTTATGCGATAAGAAATTTTCTCATAAGACTTATTACGAAAGGCATATGCGTACACACACAggggaaaagccttttgtctgcacatgttgtggtaaacgattcgccgagaagggaaatttaaaccaacacacaagcacacacaggGGAGAcaagcctttcgcctgctccTTATGCGAGAAAAGATATTATTATCAGTCTCAGTTGACCGCACACgtgcgtacacacactggagaaaagcccttTGTTTGCACACGTTGTGGTAAAGGATTCTCCAAGAAGGGAAATTTAAAccaacacacaagcacacacagcAGAGAGAAGCCATTCGCCTGCTCCTTATGTGAGAAAAGATTTTATTTACAGTCTCCTTTGACAAGACACATGCTTACACACACTGAAGGGAAACCTTTCGCTTGCACACTTTGCGACAAAAGATTTTCTCTGCGAGCCGATTTAAAAAGGCATATGCgttcacacactggagagaagccttttgcctgcacgtgttgtggtcaaagattcagcgAGAAGGGAggtttaaacaaacacacacgcacacacaagcacacacaagCCGTTTCCTTGTCATAA